Proteins encoded within one genomic window of Drosophila willistoni isolate 14030-0811.24 chromosome XL unlocalized genomic scaffold, UCI_dwil_1.1 Seg141, whole genome shotgun sequence:
- the LOC124460423 gene encoding integumentary mucin C.1 — protein sequence MQSTASLRFGLLISLILVTGTQGQYDIYGDYGSYGFDPQDYIYGDNSYGSNCPPNGKPVCATSGYDYQLFSSKCELDSNNMKRLFTGNAEMTTTDLFYCTSKSSSSSQYYSQVYSNAAPAAYGVNTDTRSFAYAAASGMYGAKAIAEAPGPYQVYSQQSGSAYKPYGLKYQTTTAATSTAASTTAATSTAASTTAAASTDASSTTATPTYTYPTYPTYPTTTSTTAATTTTTANPSTTTTTAAPTSTTTTTTTAAPTTTTTTTAATTTTTEPTTTTTAATTTTAATTTTTAATTTTTEPTTTTTAATTTTAGTTTTTAATTTTTEPTTTTTAATTTTAGTTTTTAATT from the exons ATGCAGTCAACAGCAAGTCTTCGTTTTGGTCTTTTGATATCCTTGATTTTGGTCACCGGAACGCAAGGACAATACGACATTTACGGGGATTATGGTTCATATGGTTTTGACCCTCAGGACTATATTTATGGGGATAATAGCTACGGTAGCAACTGCCCACCGAATGGAAAACCAGTTTGTGCCACTTCAGGATACGATTACCAACTATTTTCTAGTAAATGTGAACTGGACTCCAACAATATGAAGCGTCTCTTCACGGGCAATGCTG AAATGACCACCACCGACTTGTTCTATTGTACATCAAAGAGTTCATCGTCATCTCAATATTATTCACAAGTCTATTCGAATGCTGCGCCGGCAGCATATGGTGTGAATACTGATACAAGATCTTTTGCCTATGCGGCAGCAAGTGGCATGTATGGAGCAAAGGCAATTGCCGAAGCACCTGGACCATATCAAGTTTATAGCCAACAAAGTGGATCTGCTTATAAGCCATATGGTTTGAAATATCAAACAACAACGGCTGCCACCTCAACGGCTGCTTCCACAACGGCTGCCACCTCAACGGCTGCTTCCACAACGGCTGCCGCCTCAACGGATGCTTCCTCAACCACTGCTACACCCACATATACCTATCCCACTTATCCTACTTATCCAACAACGACAtcgacaacagcagcaactacaacaactacagcGAATCCAAGCACAACGACAACAACCGCAGCGCCAACATCGACAACGACCACGACGACAACTGCAGCACCAACTACAACgactacaacaacagcagcaacgacaacaaccacagaaccaacaacgacaacgacggctgcaacaacaactaccgctgcaacgacgacaacaacagcagcaacgacaacaaccacagaaccaacgacgacaacgacggctgcaacaacaacaaccgctGGAACtacgacaacaacagcagcaacgacaacaaccacagaaccaacgacgacaacgacggctgcaacaacaacaaccgctGGAACtacgacaacaacagcagcaacgaca
- the LOC6648409 gene encoding mucin-5AC-like, with product MWSTAAAAFYCLVLVLPLALAFSQNEPPNGPRSRQQMYNSYESACGEKVCGSNGYRYASFDNICHLAEYNEQLFYTGQPEFHDTDPYYCDQAQDIFHHHRLPYRDHNVAAISPYSPALSRQSSVMQNIHYRSNNIHLKYPINNYYEQPVASSYEHAAAATSSIVTTKLGQIGAHSSFYWRQPNTNRYQSSYERPAEQTLSAVYPYAANPYAMTSSQTREPTRVTTPRTDLNSTATTTTAASSTSASTTKAPYTTTTTIPSTTASTTSTALQNTTATSTTIAPNTTAASTTIAPETTTTTSSEINPITPKTTTASTTIAPNTSTTSTTTVITTTIAPNTTTTTTTIAPETTTTESSGINPISPNTTTTSTAIAPNTTTTSTTIAPNTTITTTTIASNTTTTTTTIAPNTTIASTTIDPNTTTTSSTIATNTTTASTTIDPNTSTTTATTGPNPTTTTATIAPNTAITSTTIAPNTTTTTTTIAPNTTATSTTIAPNTTITSTEIPPNTSTTTTTIAPTTTTAESNNIDPITITIRQPNGLIMTFILTSRKTDANGYPTCNANSSAEITQGSQTLFKFTGCLKDRRGNTSSPKATPTPTNYYKSPLAPYTKSPAHYYRAASSAAASCGHSYASRIVYNF from the exons ATGTggtcaacagcagcagcagcgttCTATTGTTTAGTCCTCGTATTGCCCTTAGCTCTGGCCTTTAGCCAGAATGAACCACCCAATGGGCCAAGAAGCAGGCAACAGATGTATAACTCCTATGAATCTGCATGTGGAGAAAAAGTTTGTGGCAGCAATGGTTATCGGTATGCTAGTTTTGACAATATCTGTCACTTAGCTGAATACAATGAGCAACTTTTTTATACTGGACAACCAG AATTCCATGACACTGATCCATATTATTGTGACCAGGCTCAGGACATTTTCCATCATCATCGTTTGCCGTACAGAGATCACAATGTAGCAGCTATTTCTCCATATTCTCCAGCACTTTCTAGGCAATCATCGGTAATGCAAAATATCCACTATCGCTCTAATAATATTCATCTTAAGTATCCAATCAACAATTATTATGAGCAACCAGTTGCTAGTTCCTATGAACATGCAGCTGCAGCGACTTCTTCGATTGTAACAACAAAACTTGGTCAGATTGGAGCGCATAGTTCATTTTATTGGAGGCAGCCAAATACAAATCGATATCAAAGTTCTTACGAGCGCCCCGCAGAGCAAACTTTATCTGCTGTCTATCCATATGCAGCTAATCCATATGCAATGACCTCAAGTCAAACACGTGAACCAACTAGAGTGACCACCCCAAGAACTGATTTAAATTCAACGGCAACAACGACAACCGCTGCAAGTTCAACTTCAGCATCTACAACAAAGGCACCTTAtacaacaacgacaaccaTACCCTCCACAACTGCATCAACAACCAGTACTGCTCTTCAAAACACAACAGCAACGTCCACAACAATTGCTCCTAATACGACAGCAGCATCCACAACAATTGCTCCTGAAACAACAACCACGACATCTTCAGAAATAAATCCCATAACCCCCAAGACAACGACAGCATCCACAACAATTGCACCCAACACTTCAACTACATCTACAACGACAGTAATAACTACAACTATTGCTCCCAatacgacaacaacaactacaacaattgctcctgaaacaacaacaacggaaTCTTCAGGAATAAATCCCATAAGTCCAAACACAACGACAACATCCACAGCAATTGCTCCCAATACGACAACAACATCTACAACAATTGCTCCCAACACGACaataacaactacaacaattGCTTCCaacaccacaacaacaactacaacaatcGCTCCAAATACGACAATAGCATCCACAACAATTGATCCCAATACCACAACAACATCTTCAACAATTGCCACAAACACAACGACAGCATCCACAACAATTGATCCCAACACAAGCACTACAACTGCAACAACTGGTCCCAACCCAACCACTACAACTGCAACAATTGCCCCGAACACGGCAATTACATCTACAACGATTGCCCCAAacacgacaacaacaactacaacaattGCCCCAAACACGACAGCAACATCTACAACAATTGCTCCCAACACGACAATAACATCTACAGAAATTCCTCCCAAcacatcaacaacaactacaacaatcGCCCCtaccacaacaacagcagaatCAAATAAT ATCGATCCGATTACAATCACCATACGCCAACCAAATGGCTTGATCATGACCTTTATTTTAACCTCACGGAAAACTGATGCCAACGGCTATCCAACATGTAATGCCAACTCCTCAGCAGAGATAACACAAGGCTCGCAGACATTATTCAAGTTCACTGGCTGCCTTAAGGACAGACGGGGCAACACTTCCAGCCCAAAAGCAACACCAACTCCAACTAATTACTACAAATCCCCCTTGGCTCCATATACCAAGAGTCCAGCACATTATTATAGGGCTGCCTCTTCAGCTGCGGCCAGCTGCGGACACTCATATGCTTCGCGTATTGTTTACAACTTTTAA
- the LOC6648410 gene encoding mucin-2, translating into MSTIYYFIGFLLFATHAWSYGYGQGYGTSHYNPFSPCGYYIRCQPAHEEDKVCAVGYSHMNDRRYLRNFGSECEARYYSCVDQIKWDVIYNGECNDCPQSCTDDYTPVCAAIGPTRRTFPNYCHLLHAICHTEYPWKLEHLSTCESKLPAAYSPKGPYVYQEPAWDPYAINPPPSLMEQQRGPYNWQPSPYAYGYPQPIESQSSYATPQRQSYNPTYNNTTPTYQTNTTSTTSPATTTTTTQPSTTSTTTTPAPTTNSTTTVAPVNTTATTTESTKVTPLRKFVENIARVINVTTDKPDPSSVSSTYPTLTTATTQSFENTTATKAPSVQRFSANVELPAKAIAKPDTTVEPDTTVYSTSYATTPVYNTTTEAPANTTTVKNAVLATRFVENVELPAKAIAKTDTTVEPDTTVYSTSYATTPVYNTTTEAPANTTTVKNAVLATRFVENVELPAKAIAKTDTTVEPDTTVYSTSYATTPVYNTTTEAPANTTTVKNAVLATRFVENVELPAKAIAKTDTTVEPDTTVYSTSYATTPVYNTTTEAPANTTTVKNAVLATRFVENVELPAKAIAKTDTTVEPDTTVYSTSYATTPVYNTTTEAPANTTTVKNAVLATRFVENVELPAKAIAKTDTTVEPDTTVYSTSYATTPVYNTTTEAPANTTTVKNAVLATRFVENVELPAKAIAKTDTTVEPDTTVYSTSYATTPVYNTTTEAPANTTTVKNAVLATRFVENVELPAKAIAKTDTTVEPDTTVYSTSYATTPVYNTTTEAPANTTTVKNAVLATRFVENVELPAKAIAKTDTTVEPDTTVYSTSYATTPVYNTTTEAPANTTTVKNAVLATRFVENVELPAKAIAKTDTTVEPDTTVYSTSYATTPVYNTTTEAPANTTTVKNAVLATRFVENVELPAKAIAKTDTTVEPDTTVYSTSYATTPVYNTTTEAPANTTTVKNAVLATRFVENVELPAKAIAKTDTTVEPDTTVYSTSYATTPVYNTTTEAPANTTTVKNAVLATRFVENVELPAKAIAKTDTTVEPDTTVYSTSYATTPVYNTTTEAPANTTTAKNAVLATRFVANVELPANTADNATTNALQADFAPKISSTDVGSPGTTDGSAPNNTVISVDVPGKDGTKRVRVHNIDKSNVYFVFLS; encoded by the exons ATGTCTACAATTTACTATTTCATTGGATTTTTATTGTTTGCCACGCATGCCTGGAGTTATGGATATGGTCAGGGATATGGAACTAGCCATTATAATCCCTTTTCGCCATGCGGTTATTATATACGCTGTCAGCCTGCCCATGAGGAGGATAAAGTCTGTGCCGTTGGCTATTCACACATGAATGACCGGAGATATCTAAGAAACTTTGGAAGTGAATGTGAGGCGCGTTACTACAGTTGCGTGGACCAAATAA AATGGGATGTCATTTATAATGGTGAATGTAACGATTGTCCTCAATCATGTACGGATGACTATACTCCTGTTTGTGCGGCCATCGGTCCAACGAGACGAACATTCCCAAATTACTGTCATCTTTTACATGCAATTTGCCACACCGAATATC CGTGGAAACTGGAGCATTTGAGCACTTGTGAGAGTAAGTTGCCTGCTGCATACTCACCAAAGGGCCCTTACGTTTATCAAGAGCCTGCCTGGGATCCCTATGCAATAAATCCACCTCCATCACTAATGGAGCAACAAAGAGGACCATATAACTGGCAGCCCTCTCCGTACGCATACGGATATCCACAGCCGATCGAAAGCCAGTCATCTTATGCAACTCCCCAGCGACAATCCTACAACCCTACATATAATAATACCACACCCACATATCAGACAAACACTACAAGTACGACATCGCCAGctaccacaacaacaacaacacaacccTCTACAACATCGACTACGACAACGCCAGCGCCAACAACGAATAGCACGACCACAGTAGCTCCAGTAAATACTACAGCTACAACAACGGAGTCTACCAAAGTCACTCCTTTGCGAAAATTTGTGGAAAATATAGCAAGGGTAATAAATGTCACAACCGACAAACCTGATCCCAGCAGTGTTTCAAGTACTTACCCAACActaacaactgcaacaacgcAGTCCTTCGAAAACACAACCGCAACTAAAGCACCATCAGTTCAGCGATTTTCTGCAAATGTAGAACTACCAGCTAAGGCGATAGCGAAGCCTGATACAACAGTTGAACCTGATACTACCGTATACTCCACATCGTACGCTACCACTCCTGTTTACAATACGACCACAGAAGCTCCGGCGAACACCACAACCGTAAAGAATGCCGTATTGGCCACTCGGTTTGTGGAAAATGTAGAACTACCAGCTAAGGCGATAGCGAAGACTGATACAACAGTTGAACCTGATACTACCGTATACTCCACATCGTACGCTACCACTCCTGTTTACAATACGACCACAGAAGCTCCGGCGAACACCACAACCGTAAAGAATGCCGTATTGGCCACTCGGTTTGTGGAAAATGTAGAACTACCAGCTAAGGCGATAGCGAAGACTGATACAACAGTTGAACCTGATACTACCGTATACTCCACATCGTACGCTACCACTCCTGTTTACAATACGACCACAGAAGCTCCGGCGAACACCACAACCGTAAAGAATGCCGTATTGGCCACTCGGTTTGTGGAAAATGTAGAACTACCAGCTAAGGCGATAGCGAAGACTGATACAACAGTTGAACCTGATACTACCGTATACTCCACATCGTACGCTACCACTCCTGTTTACAATACGACCACAGAAGCTCCGGCGAACACCACAACCGTAAAGAATGCCGTATTGGCCACTCGGTTTGTGGAAAATGTAGAACTACCAGCTAAGGCGATAGCGAAGACTGATACAACAGTTGAACCTGATACTACCGTATACTCCACATCGTACGCTACCACTCCTGTTTACAATACGACCACAGAAGCTCCGGCGAACACCACAACCGTAAAGAATGCCGTATTGGCCACTCGGTTTGTGGAAAATGTAGAACTACCAGCTAAGGCGATAGCGAAGACTGATACAACAGTTGAACCTGATACTACCGTATACTCCACATCGTACGCTACCACTCCTGTTTACAATACGACCACAGAAGCTCCGGCGAACACCACAACCGTAAAGAATGCCGTATTGGCCACTCGGTTTGTGGAAAATGTAGAACTACCAGCTAAGGCGATAGCGAAGACTGATACAACAGTTGAACCTGATACTACCGTATACTCCACATCGTACGCTACCACTCCTGTTTACAATACGACCACAGAAGCTCCGGCGAACACCACAACCGTAAAGAATGCCGTATTGGCCACTCGGTTTGTGGAAAATGTAGAACTACCAGCTAAGGCGATAGCGAAGACTGATACAACAGTTGAACCTGATACTACCGTATACTCCACATCGTACGCTACCACTCCTGTTTACAATACGACCACAGAAGCTCCGGCGAACACCACAACCGTAAAGAATGCCGTATTGGCCACTCGGTTTGTGGAAAATGTAGAACTACCAGCTAAGGCGATAGCGAAGACTGATACAACAGTTGAACCTGATACTACCGTATACTCCACATCGTACGCTACCACTCCTGTTTACAATACGACCACAGAAGCTCCGGCGAACACCACAACCGTAAAGAATGCCGTATTGGCCACTCGGTTTGTGGAAAATGTAGAACTACCAGCTAAGGCGATAGCGAAGACTGATACAACAGTTGAACCTGATACTACCGTATACTCCACATCGTACGCTACCACTCCTGTTTACAATACGACCACAGAAGCTCCGGCGAACACCACAACCGTAAAGAATGCCGTATTGGCCACTCGGTTTGTGGAAAATGTAGAACTACCAGCTAAGGCGATAGCGAAGACTGATACAACAGTTGAACCTGATACTACCGTATACTCCACATCGTACGCTACCACTCCTGTTTACAATACGACCACAGAAGCTCCGGCGAACACCACAACCGTAAAGAATGCCGTATTGGCCACTCGGTTTGTGGAAAATGTAGAACTACCAGCTAAGGCGATAGCGAAGACTGATACAACAGTTGAACCTGATACTACCGTATACTCCACATCGTACGCTACCACTCCTGTTTACAATACGACCACAGAAGCTCCGGCGAACACCACAACCGTAAAGAATGCCGTATTGGCCACTCGGTTTGTGGAAAATGTAGAACTACCAGCTAAGGCGATAGCGAAGACTGATACAACAGTTGAACCTGATACTACCGTATACTCCACATCGTACGCTACCACTCCTGTTTACAATACGACCACAGAAGCTCCGGCGAACACCACAACCGCAAAGAATGCCGTATTAGCCACTCGGTTTGTGGCAAATGTAGAACTACCCGCTAACACAGCGGATAATGCGACTACGAATGCCTTACAGGCTGACTTTGCGCCTAAAATCTCATCTACAGACGTTGGCTCGCCAGGTACAACTGACGGGAGTGCCCCCAACAACACGGTTATAAGTGTGGATGTTCCTGGAAAGGATGGCACCAAGCGAGTTCGTGTCCACAATATAGATAAGAGCAATGTGTACTTTGTTTTCCTTTCCTAG
- the LOC124460488 gene encoding uncharacterized protein LOC124460488, translating into MAVFCLNKKFFKLNIKYSKIMQIWIYLALLMAIVINGKCKANKTAINRMDVGMQISENPVNLTEANYTQDIRNEPKKNNNQGLKPLLFYMQAKVSQLRDKFRTSNNMHHSTNESFYNNIKIPNLSFKEKIIQWANKRRLAALKLRKYQYDLKDVVANMTYMNSNATEIFDPFFAFHIQYQNYQAIAPLPYLGAMGEPFEAIIKTLYINELAYNSTPINQ; encoded by the exons ATGGCAGTTTTTTgtctaaacaaaaaattctttaaattaaatataaaatattccaaaattaTG CAAATTTGGATTTATCTGGCATTATTAATGGCCATTGTCATTAATGGCAAGTGTAAGGCCAATAAAACTGCAATTAATCGAATGGACGTTGGAATGCAAATTTCTGAGAATCCTGTGAATTTAACTGAAGCAAACTACACCCAAGATATTCGCAATGAGCCCAAGAAAAATAACAATCAAGGGTTGAAAcctcttttgttttatatgcAAGCGAAAGTCAGCCAACTGAGGGACAAGTTTCGAACTTCTAATAATATGCACCATTCAACCAATGAGAGCTTTTATAACAACATCAAAATACCGAATTTAAGTTTCAAAGAAAAGATAATTCAGTGGGCAAACAAACGACGATTGGCGGCActtaaattaagaaaatatcaATATGACCTAAAGGATGTGGTTGCGAACATGACCTATATGAATTCCAATGCTACAGAAATTTTCGATCCGTTCTTTGCTTTTCATATTCAGTATCAGAACTACCAGGCAATTGCACCATTACCATATCTAGGAGCCATGGGCGAACCATTCGAAGCTATAATAAAAACGTTATACATAAACGAATTGGCATATAACTCAACCCCAATTAACCAATAA